Proteins from a genomic interval of Oreochromis aureus strain Israel breed Guangdong linkage group 6, ZZ_aureus, whole genome shotgun sequence:
- the LOC116321363 gene encoding inward rectifier potassium channel 4-like: MVGTARPNLHYCPRRYSLMITGAMGAVRVNRYSIVSTDEDVLKISSLGLHNGHSPLSQQTLSGACMRGEEGGGGGGECPGSDDGRGALSLRVTNDPIVHNSCRASPSCRLGLDLGTGRVRSRFVKKNGQCNVVFNNMEDKPRRYLADIFTTCVDIRWRYLLLIFTTTFLLSWLLFGLIFWGVAYAHGDFDIRIPDKDGDARSSTEEGKTERRPCILHIQGFIGAFLFSIETQTTIGYGFRCVTEECPFAVVTVVVQSIVGCIIDSFMIGTIMAKMVRPKKRAQTLLFSHHAVIALRDGKLCLMWRLGNMRKSHIVEAHVRAQLIKPYVTAEGEYLPLEQTDIDVGYDDGLDRLFLVSPLVVVHEINKNSPLYNLNRNDLQKEDFEIVVILEGMVEATAMTTQARSSYLAKEILWGHRFEPVVFEKGDRYHVDYSRFHKTYEVPSTPICSARELNQMMGHRGHSSSSSSSCSQSPSPFAPRASHRLLGSHSPSAFCYENEVALCCGDDEDEKDAKEELGDLGFKETFVEEQRVEMLCVLDTENQISLDRLQPALPLYISRESGV; encoded by the exons ATGGTTGGAACTGCCCGCCCCAACCTACATTACTGCCCCCGCAGATACAGCCTGATGATCACCGGTGCCATGGGAGCGGTGCGGGTCAACAG ATACAGCATCGTTTCCACAGATGAAGATGTCCTGAAGATCTCCAGCCTGGGCCTCCACAACGGACACAGTCCTCTGAGCCAGCAAACGCTATCCGGGGCCTGCATGCGAGgtgaggaaggaggagggggaggaggagagtgTCCAGGAAGCGATGACGGAAGAGGGGCTCTGTCTCTGAGGGTGACAAATGATCCGATTGTCCACAACAGCTGCCGAGCTTCACCTTCGTGCCGCCTGGGCCTGGATCTGGGCACCGGGCGTGTGCGCAGTCGCTTTGTGAAGAAGAATGGCCAGTGCAACGTGGTTTTCAACAACATGGAGGATAAACCACGGCGATACCTGGCTGACATCTTCACCACTTGTGTGGACATACGCTGGCGCTACCTCCTGCtcatcttcaccaccacctTCCTTCTGTCTTGGCTGCTGTTTGGCCTGATCTTTTGGGGAGTGGCATACGCTCATGGAGACTTTGACATTCGCATCCCTGATAAGGACGGAGATGCTCGAAGTAGCACAGAGGAAGGAAAAACCGAGCGGCGGCCATGTATTCTCCACATCCAGGGTTTCATTGGGGCATTCCTCTTCTCCATAGAGACCCAGACCACCATTGGATACGGTTTCCGGTGTGTAACCGAAGAGTGTCCGTTTGCAGTGGTGACCGTTGTGGTGCAGTCCATTGTGGGCTGCATTATTGACTCCTTCATGATAGGGACCATCATGGCAAAGATGGTGCGGCCCAAAAAGCGGGCGCAGACCTTGCTGTTCTCGCATCACGCTGTCATCGCTCTGCGAGACGGGAAGCTGTGCCTCATGTGGCGCCTGGGGAACATGCGCAAAAGCCACATTGTAGAGGCCCACGTCCGTGCTCAGCTCATAAAGCCCTACGTGACTGCAGAGGGCGAATACCTCCCCTTGGAGCAAACGGACATTGATGTCGGCTACGACGACGGACTGGATCGGCTGTTTCTGGTGTCGCCCCTGGTGGTGGTCCACGAGATCAACAAGAACAGTCCTCTGTATAACCTGAACCGCAATGACCTGCAGAAGGAGGACTTTGAGATTGTGGTCATCCTGGAGGGCATGGTGGAGGCGACAGCTATGACTACTCAGGCTCGCAGCTCTTACTTGGCCAAGGAGATCCTTTGGGGTCACCGCTTTGAGCCTGTGGTGTTTGAGAAGGGCGACCGCTACCATGTGGACTATTCCCGCTTCCATAAGACCTATGAAGTGCCATCTACACCTATATGCAGTGCCAGGGAACTGAACCAGATGATGGGTCACAGGGGGCACTCCTCATCCTCCAGCTCGAGCTGCTCTCAGTCCCCATCGCCGTTTGCTCCGAGGGCGAGCCATCGCCTGCTGGGCTCACACTCCCCCAGCGCTTTCTGCTATGAGAATGAGGTAGCTTTGTGCTGTGGGGATGATGAGGATGAGAAGGATGCGAAGGAGGAGCTGGGCGATTTAGGTTTCAAGGAGACATTTGTGGAAGAGCAGAGAGTGGAGATGTTATGTGTTCTGGACACAGAAAATCAGATCAGCCTTGACAGACTACAGCCTGCTCTACCTTTATACATAAGCAGAGAGTCAGGAGTTTAA